Proteins from a single region of Streptomyces griseiscabiei:
- a CDS encoding hemolysin family protein, producing the protein MSFPMALFVTVLLLIGSGFFVAAEFALVAARRHRVEQAVAAGQRGAKAALAGMRELSLMLAGAQLGITVCTLGLGSVSKPAISHELDPLLHDLGLPSALSYGVAFVVAMVVVVFLHMVVGEMAPKSWAIAHPERSAMLLAPSFRAVVRAVRPLIGLLNRVSNALVRLCRVTPRDELASVHNREQLTHLVEESQRLGLISEADSELITRSLTEPGTPVRDLAVPAAEITAVGADADAEAVLRAAAAHDRTRLLVRADDGTVLGSVHARDALVARTRGRAVTARALARPVPELPDDATVADAIDVLRRHRATLAVVHDDTGRLAGLVALDDLLARYLQPRTV; encoded by the coding sequence ATGAGCTTCCCCATGGCGCTCTTCGTCACCGTCCTGCTGCTGATCGGCAGCGGATTCTTCGTCGCCGCCGAGTTCGCGCTCGTCGCCGCCAGACGCCACCGCGTGGAACAGGCGGTGGCCGCCGGACAGCGCGGCGCCAAGGCGGCCCTCGCCGGGATGCGCGAGCTGTCCCTGATGCTGGCCGGCGCCCAACTGGGCATCACCGTCTGCACCCTGGGCCTCGGCTCCGTCTCCAAGCCCGCCATCTCCCACGAACTCGACCCCCTGCTGCACGACCTGGGCCTGCCCAGCGCCCTCAGCTACGGCGTGGCCTTCGTCGTCGCCATGGTCGTGGTCGTGTTCCTGCACATGGTCGTCGGCGAGATGGCACCCAAGTCCTGGGCCATCGCCCACCCCGAGCGCTCCGCGATGCTGCTGGCCCCGTCCTTCCGGGCCGTGGTCAGGGCCGTACGACCGCTGATCGGACTGCTCAACCGGGTCAGCAACGCGCTGGTACGGCTGTGCAGGGTCACCCCGCGCGACGAACTGGCGTCCGTGCACAACCGCGAGCAGCTCACCCATCTCGTCGAGGAGTCGCAGCGGCTGGGGCTGATCAGCGAGGCCGACTCCGAGCTGATCACCCGGTCACTGACGGAGCCTGGCACCCCGGTGCGCGACCTCGCGGTCCCGGCCGCCGAGATCACCGCGGTCGGCGCGGACGCCGATGCCGAGGCCGTCCTGCGGGCCGCCGCCGCACACGACCGCACCCGTCTGCTGGTCCGCGCCGACGACGGCACCGTCCTCGGTTCCGTCCACGCCCGTGACGCCCTGGTCGCCCGGACGAGAGGACGCGCGGTCACCGCCCGTGCCCTCGCCCGGCCCGTACCCGAGCTGCCGGACGACGCGACCGTGGCCGACGCCATCGACGTGCTGCGCCGGCACCGCGCGACGCTCGCCGTCGTCCACGACGACACGGGCCGCCTCGCCGGCCTGGTCGCGCTGGACGACCTGCTGGCGCGCTATCTGCAGCCCCGGACGGTCTGA
- a CDS encoding ion transporter, with product MTDPHDRTTPTARRPRRRALAERARAVTEARWFGVTVFALILTNAALLGVETYSALVTGWGGWLRLAEHLCLAAFTVEILLRACAHADRPRDFLRDPWNLFDLAVVVSAFLPVVRENGTILRLLRLARVLRTARFLPQLRVFMVAVGRSLPGTFSFLLVGALLLYVYAMVGWVFFADHDPEHFGSLGRAVLTLFLLMTLDGLGDAVRAGLEISRWSIVYYASYVLFASFVLVNVLIGVVISSLDEAREMEREQEDREREDREREDREREDREQEDREREDRGQEDRERDPAVAVRTATADTVAEDEVRVRILAARQALDALEASLRHGPPHRHAESCAVRDAPEALGSR from the coding sequence ATGACCGACCCGCACGACCGTACGACCCCCACGGCCCGGCGCCCCCGCCGCCGGGCCCTCGCGGAACGGGCCCGCGCCGTCACCGAGGCGCGCTGGTTCGGTGTCACCGTGTTCGCCCTGATCCTCACCAACGCGGCACTGCTGGGCGTGGAGACGTACAGCGCGCTGGTGACGGGCTGGGGCGGCTGGTTACGCCTCGCCGAACACCTCTGCCTGGCCGCGTTCACGGTCGAGATACTCCTGCGTGCCTGTGCGCACGCCGACCGCCCCCGCGACTTCCTCCGCGACCCGTGGAACCTGTTCGACCTGGCCGTCGTGGTCTCCGCGTTCCTGCCCGTCGTCCGCGAGAACGGCACGATCCTGCGGCTGCTGCGCCTCGCCCGGGTCCTGCGCACCGCCCGCTTCCTGCCCCAGCTCCGCGTCTTCATGGTCGCCGTGGGCCGCAGCCTCCCCGGCACCTTCAGCTTCCTGCTCGTCGGCGCCCTGCTCCTGTACGTCTACGCCATGGTCGGCTGGGTCTTCTTCGCCGACCACGACCCCGAGCACTTCGGCTCCCTCGGCCGCGCCGTCCTCACCCTCTTCCTGCTGATGACCCTGGACGGCCTCGGCGACGCCGTCCGCGCCGGCCTGGAGATCTCCCGCTGGAGCATCGTCTACTACGCCTCCTACGTCCTCTTCGCCTCCTTCGTCCTCGTCAACGTCCTCATCGGTGTCGTCATCAGCTCCCTGGACGAGGCCCGCGAGATGGAGCGCGAGCAGGAGGACCGCGAGCGAGAGGACCGCGAGCGAGAGGACCGCGAGCGGGAGGACCGCGAGCAGGAGGACCGCGAGCGGGAGGACCGTGGGCAGGAGGACCGCGAGCGGGACCCGGCCGTCGCCGTGCGCACCGCCACAGCGGACACCGTCGCCGAGGACGAAGTGCGCGTCCGCATCCTGGCCGCCCGCCAGGCCCTCGACGCCCTGGAGGCGAGCCTCCGGCACGGCCCGCCGCACCGGCACGCCGAGTCCTGCGCGGTGCGGGACGCCCCGGAGGCGCTCGGATCCCGCTGA
- a CDS encoding vWA domain-containing protein has translation MTTTQEPRAAVTALADSAAPYLLGVRHHSPALAAAVPALLDASGADVVCVELPADFQHWLPHLAAPGTLAPVALAGASEGGRLGFYPFADFSPELAALRWARERGKEVVCCDLPMSDPAWTMDGVAPAVESRSVVAEDTPVAAPTAFAAALTAAGTGRDGDDLWDRSVEVLAPGCAPEAIRRAALGVGWALRRDAESAGGVPSVDLAREAHMRETVARAAAGGRRVAAVIGAFHAPALTDVTGIATGPADTDGSGDTETSGTDGSGGAGRSGAGGAPSVSRAGGTASGARGAGLVGERPPVVTSLVPYAFDLLDSRSGYPAGIRDPRWQQAVFTAGGDPGLLYDAAARAVTDVCRELRAAGHTAGTGEATETLRMAGDLASIRGLAAPGRGEVLEALTTVMGQGEPLGRGRALARALEVVLVGTDRGRIAPGTPRSGLGPSVEAELAALRLPGPDDPAARELRLDPLRSALDGRREILLQRLAVCGTGYGEPTEVAGTGDGTALTTRWRLSWTPAVPVRLDLAGIRGVTAALAAEGTLREAFRRESADGGPTCALVLTGLRAAARCDLPALVADRLADAAAVLPAAATLPELLEALDLLEALRRGHLPGTTADGRQSAAELAVDLLEAAVRALPGLAGSDQPEDAAALVALASRAGEHRLGLRMDDALGTLARTGSPLVQGAALAARVLLDLDGADTLGARAAGWIDTATGPDSRLALARRLTGLLSGAAPLLHSSPTALDPLLDRVDTLTDQGFLDRLPALRGGFDTLTPAGRDRLLSTVTERLGDRLDLSLAASPALLALWAAADTAGLAALDALRLPTGPDIEGLPGTADGSDTAEGFPGTADGTDTPGTPAAPGGRRAAAGPTPGGTTTTAEADEVDHADKSPESAAPAVSSALRLGPADRWRLLLGRESEKLPQGARRYAHALDELYGTGRGEGSADLGRGNGGQGQGGGQDASFPTAREWADELDALFGAEVREEVLARAADQGRRDVLAELDPKAVRPSVDLLTSVLNLAGGMPEQQLARLRPLVRRLVDELSKELATRMRPALTGLATPRPTRRPGGRLDLPRTLRANLASTHRTADGRTVVVPERPVFSTRSRKEADWRLILVVDVSGSMEASVIWSALTAAVLGGVPTLSTHFLAFSTDVIDLTDRVDDPLSLLLEVKVGGGTHIAAGLAHARSLVTVPSRTLVVVVSDFEEGYSLGGLLGEVRSLAGSGVHLMGCAALDDTGTPRYSVPVAQQLVAAGMPVAALSPLALARWVGDRLRGETR, from the coding sequence GTGACGACCACTCAGGAACCGCGGGCGGCCGTCACGGCGCTCGCCGACTCCGCGGCGCCGTATCTGCTGGGGGTACGGCACCACAGCCCGGCCCTCGCGGCGGCCGTGCCCGCACTGCTGGACGCCTCCGGCGCGGACGTCGTCTGCGTGGAGCTGCCGGCCGACTTCCAGCACTGGCTGCCGCACCTCGCCGCCCCCGGCACCCTCGCGCCCGTCGCCCTCGCCGGAGCGAGCGAGGGCGGCCGGCTCGGCTTCTACCCCTTCGCCGACTTCTCCCCCGAACTCGCCGCGCTCCGCTGGGCACGGGAGCGGGGGAAGGAAGTGGTCTGCTGCGATCTGCCGATGTCGGACCCGGCGTGGACCATGGACGGCGTCGCCCCCGCCGTCGAGTCCCGGAGCGTGGTCGCCGAGGACACCCCCGTCGCGGCGCCCACGGCCTTCGCGGCGGCGCTCACCGCCGCCGGGACCGGCCGTGACGGTGACGATCTGTGGGACCGCTCCGTGGAGGTGCTCGCTCCCGGCTGTGCCCCCGAGGCGATCCGGCGGGCGGCGCTCGGTGTGGGGTGGGCGCTGCGGCGCGACGCCGAGTCGGCGGGCGGGGTGCCGTCGGTGGACCTGGCCCGCGAGGCGCACATGCGGGAGACCGTCGCCCGGGCGGCGGCGGGCGGGCGCCGGGTCGCGGCCGTGATCGGCGCGTTCCACGCCCCGGCGCTGACGGACGTGACCGGCATCGCCACCGGCCCGGCGGACACGGACGGTTCGGGCGACACGGAGACGTCCGGCACGGACGGTTCGGGCGGCGCAGGGAGGTCCGGCGCGGGCGGCGCTCCGTCGGTCTCACGAGCGGGCGGCACCGCGTCGGGGGCCCGGGGAGCGGGCCTCGTCGGGGAGCGGCCGCCGGTCGTCACCTCGCTCGTCCCGTACGCCTTCGATCTGCTGGACTCCCGTTCCGGGTATCCGGCGGGCATCCGCGACCCGCGCTGGCAGCAGGCGGTGTTCACGGCCGGGGGCGACCCGGGGCTGCTGTACGACGCCGCCGCGCGGGCGGTCACCGACGTGTGCCGGGAGCTGCGCGCGGCCGGGCACACCGCGGGCACCGGTGAGGCCACCGAGACCTTGCGGATGGCGGGCGACCTGGCGAGCATCCGGGGGCTCGCGGCCCCCGGCCGGGGCGAGGTCCTGGAGGCGCTGACCACGGTGATGGGCCAGGGCGAGCCGCTCGGCCGGGGCCGGGCCCTCGCCCGTGCGCTCGAAGTGGTGCTGGTCGGCACCGACCGGGGCCGGATCGCGCCGGGCACCCCGCGTTCCGGTCTCGGCCCGTCCGTGGAGGCGGAGCTGGCCGCGCTGCGGCTGCCCGGCCCGGACGACCCCGCCGCACGCGAACTCCGGCTCGACCCGCTCCGCTCCGCCCTCGACGGCCGCCGCGAGATCCTGCTCCAGCGCCTCGCGGTCTGCGGCACGGGGTACGGCGAGCCCACGGAGGTGGCCGGCACGGGCGACGGTACGGCGCTGACCACCCGGTGGCGTCTGTCGTGGACGCCGGCGGTTCCCGTACGGCTGGACCTCGCCGGAATCCGGGGTGTGACCGCGGCGCTGGCGGCCGAGGGCACCCTGCGGGAGGCCTTCCGCCGGGAGTCGGCGGACGGCGGGCCCACCTGCGCCCTGGTCCTCACCGGGCTGCGCGCGGCGGCCCGCTGCGATCTGCCCGCGCTGGTCGCCGACCGGCTGGCCGACGCCGCCGCCGTGCTGCCCGCCGCCGCCACGCTGCCCGAACTCCTGGAGGCGCTGGACCTGTTGGAGGCGTTGCGCCGGGGCCATCTGCCCGGCACCACCGCCGACGGCAGGCAGTCGGCCGCCGAACTCGCCGTCGACCTGCTGGAGGCGGCCGTCCGCGCGCTGCCCGGTCTCGCGGGCAGCGATCAGCCGGAGGACGCCGCCGCGCTCGTCGCGCTCGCGTCGCGGGCCGGTGAACACCGCCTCGGCCTGCGCATGGACGACGCGCTGGGTACCCTCGCGCGCACCGGTTCCCCGCTGGTCCAGGGTGCCGCCCTGGCCGCCCGGGTCCTGCTCGACCTGGACGGCGCCGACACCCTCGGGGCACGGGCGGCCGGCTGGATCGACACGGCCACCGGGCCGGACAGCAGGCTCGCGCTCGCCCGGCGTCTCACCGGCCTGCTCAGCGGCGCGGCCCCGCTGCTCCACTCCTCGCCCACCGCGCTGGACCCGCTGCTCGACCGTGTCGACACCCTCACCGACCAGGGCTTCCTGGACCGGCTGCCCGCCCTGCGCGGCGGCTTCGACACCCTCACCCCGGCCGGCCGGGACCGTCTGCTCAGCACGGTCACCGAGCGCCTCGGCGACCGCCTCGACCTGTCCCTCGCCGCCTCACCGGCGCTGCTCGCCCTCTGGGCGGCGGCGGACACGGCGGGCCTGGCGGCGCTCGACGCACTGCGCCTGCCGACCGGCCCGGACATCGAGGGACTCCCCGGCACCGCGGACGGCTCGGACACCGCGGAAGGGTTCCCCGGGACCGCGGACGGCACCGACACCCCGGGGACGCCCGCCGCACCGGGCGGGCGGAGAGCCGCCGCCGGGCCCACGCCCGGCGGGACGACCACGACCGCCGAGGCCGACGAGGTCGACCACGCCGACAAGTCCCCCGAGTCCGCCGCCCCCGCGGTCTCCTCCGCGCTGCGCCTCGGCCCCGCCGACCGCTGGCGGCTGCTGCTGGGCCGGGAGAGCGAGAAGCTGCCGCAGGGGGCCCGTCGTTACGCGCACGCGCTGGACGAGCTGTACGGCACCGGGCGGGGCGAGGGCTCCGCGGATCTCGGCCGGGGCAACGGCGGCCAGGGGCAGGGCGGCGGCCAGGACGCGTCGTTCCCGACGGCCCGCGAGTGGGCCGACGAACTGGACGCGCTGTTCGGCGCGGAGGTCCGCGAGGAGGTGCTGGCCCGGGCCGCCGACCAGGGCCGCAGGGACGTACTGGCGGAGCTGGACCCCAAGGCGGTACGCCCCTCGGTCGATCTGCTGACCTCCGTGCTGAACCTCGCCGGAGGGATGCCCGAACAGCAACTGGCCAGGCTGCGCCCGCTGGTACGGCGGCTGGTCGACGAGCTGTCCAAGGAGCTGGCCACCCGGATGCGTCCCGCGCTCACCGGTCTGGCCACCCCGCGCCCGACGCGCCGCCCCGGCGGCCGGCTGGACCTGCCGCGCACGCTGCGGGCCAACCTGGCGAGCACCCACCGTACGGCCGACGGCCGGACCGTGGTCGTACCGGAGCGGCCGGTGTTCAGCACCCGGTCCCGCAAGGAGGCGGACTGGCGGCTGATCCTGGTCGTCGACGTGTCCGGGTCGATGGAGGCCTCCGTCATCTGGTCGGCGCTGACCGCGGCCGTCCTGGGCGGTGTGCCCACGCTGTCGACGCACTTCCTGGCGTTCTCGACCGACGTGATCGACCTGACCGACCGGGTGGACGACCCGCTGTCGCTGCTGCTCGAGGTGAAGGTCGGCGGCGGCACCCATATCGCGGCGGGCCTGGCGCACGCCCGTTCCCTGGTGACCGTGCCCAGCCGGACCCTGGTGGTCGTGGTGAGCGACTTCGAGGAGGGGTACTCGCTGGGCGGGCTGCTCGGCGAGGTCCGGTCCCTCGCCGGGTCCGGGGTCCATCTGATGGGCTGCGCCGCCCTGGACGACACCGGCACCCCGCGCTACTCGGTGCCGGTCGCCCAGCAGCTCGTCGCGGCCGGTATGCCGGTCGCCGCCCTCAGTCCCCTCGCCCTCGCCCGCTGGGTGGGCGACCGGCTCCGCGGAGAGACCCGATGA
- a CDS encoding sensor histidine kinase, producing the protein MWERGVDGLVAVLVAVCALAIGLAVALVRTRRRWQRAVGERGWLLERERESAASAAIAAERDRIARELHDIVSHNVSLMVVQAGAAREVLGTMPDEAAAALLAVEDAGRGAMTDLRHLLGLLAPAQNGEDTEESREESRKGGTEDDTEDDTEEGTAGGARGVVTSGAGRYGADRGALPGALSPQPGLDRLGPLVDRISFAGLPVEVRISGEPRPLPQGVDVTAYRIVQEALTNALRHGDGGSAEVTVRYAEHALRVEVLNTGPSVLTGGRGTSAGAPGGSTAEGSAPPHPARPVRRHRDGTGRGLLGLRERVAVYGGDLDARRRLGGGYRVRARIPLDRL; encoded by the coding sequence ATGTGGGAACGGGGGGTGGACGGGCTGGTGGCGGTACTGGTGGCGGTGTGCGCGCTCGCGATCGGGCTGGCGGTGGCGCTGGTCCGCACGCGGCGGCGGTGGCAGCGGGCGGTGGGGGAGCGCGGCTGGTTGCTCGAACGGGAGCGGGAGAGCGCCGCGTCGGCCGCGATCGCCGCCGAACGCGACCGCATCGCCCGGGAGTTGCACGACATCGTCAGCCACAACGTCAGCCTCATGGTCGTCCAGGCCGGCGCGGCCCGCGAGGTCCTTGGCACCATGCCCGACGAGGCCGCGGCGGCTCTGCTGGCCGTCGAGGACGCGGGGCGCGGCGCGATGACCGACCTGAGGCATCTGCTGGGCCTCCTCGCGCCCGCGCAGAACGGCGAGGACACGGAAGAGAGCAGGGAAGAGAGCAGGAAAGGGGGTACGGAAGACGACACGGAAGACGACACGGAAGAGGGCACGGCCGGGGGCGCACGCGGGGTGGTCACCTCCGGTGCGGGCCGGTACGGGGCAGACCGGGGAGCACTGCCGGGAGCACTGTCCCCGCAGCCCGGCCTCGACCGGCTGGGGCCGCTCGTCGACCGGATCTCGTTCGCCGGGCTGCCCGTCGAGGTGCGGATCTCCGGTGAGCCGCGCCCGCTGCCACAGGGCGTCGACGTGACGGCGTACCGGATCGTGCAGGAGGCGCTCACCAACGCGCTGCGGCACGGCGACGGCGGCAGCGCCGAGGTCACCGTGCGGTACGCCGAGCACGCGCTGCGCGTGGAGGTGCTGAACACCGGCCCCAGCGTGCTGACCGGCGGCCGGGGCACCTCGGCCGGCGCCCCGGGTGGATCGACCGCCGAGGGCTCCGCCCCGCCGCACCCGGCTCGGCCCGTCCGGCGGCATCGGGACGGCACCGGGCGCGGGCTGCTGGGCCTGCGCGAGCGGGTCGCGGTGTACGGCGGCGACCTGGACGCCCGCCGCCGTCTGGGCGGCGGGTACCGGGTCCGGGCCCGCATCCCCCTGGACCGGCTGTGA
- a CDS encoding hemolysin family protein, producing MSAANAVLGLLAVLVLTAGTGYFVAQEFAYVSADRLALARDAEAGDRRAARALTVLERLSFMLSGAQLGITVTGLIVGFIAEPSVSALLEPALTGAGVPEGAVGGISVVLAFTAATVVQMVLGELAPKNLALAVPERLAKSLAGSTLAYLKVVGPVVHVFDGAANRLLRKVGIEPVEELHHGATLEELGHLIGESHEQGELPKDTAELLDHALEFSERTLDEVMVPRAAAVFVREDASAAEAVELIAEHGHSTYPVLGDHPDDVTGVLGVRELMRLPAGPLTATTAGALARRPLLLPDTLPLPDAVTRMRERDDEFAVVLDEHGGVAGIVTYEDIAEELVGDIADESDTVIELAVADGTGWLVDAGRRLDEVADATGVDLPEDDDYDTVAGLVVDRLGRFPAIGDRLTVDLPDGGRAVIDVRTLDRHVPDRVRLERLAAPVDHEADRATGRAAEREEEQA from the coding sequence ATGAGTGCCGCGAACGCCGTGCTCGGCCTGCTGGCCGTCCTCGTCCTCACCGCCGGTACCGGCTATTTCGTCGCCCAGGAGTTCGCCTACGTCTCCGCCGACCGGCTCGCCCTCGCACGGGACGCGGAGGCGGGCGACCGCCGGGCCGCGCGAGCCCTGACCGTGCTGGAACGGCTGTCGTTCATGCTGTCCGGCGCCCAGCTCGGCATCACCGTCACCGGCCTGATCGTCGGCTTCATCGCCGAACCGTCCGTCTCCGCCCTCCTCGAACCGGCCCTGACCGGCGCCGGGGTCCCGGAGGGCGCGGTCGGCGGGATCTCCGTCGTCCTGGCCTTCACCGCGGCCACCGTCGTCCAGATGGTGCTGGGCGAGCTGGCCCCGAAGAACCTGGCCCTCGCCGTCCCGGAGCGGCTGGCCAAGTCGCTGGCCGGCTCCACGCTCGCCTACCTCAAGGTCGTCGGCCCGGTGGTGCACGTCTTCGACGGCGCGGCCAACCGGCTGCTGCGCAAGGTGGGCATCGAGCCCGTCGAGGAACTGCACCACGGCGCCACCCTGGAGGAGCTGGGCCACCTCATCGGCGAGTCCCACGAGCAGGGCGAACTGCCCAAGGACACCGCCGAACTGCTCGACCACGCCCTGGAGTTCTCCGAGCGGACCCTCGACGAGGTGATGGTGCCGCGCGCCGCCGCCGTCTTCGTCCGCGAGGACGCCTCCGCCGCCGAGGCGGTCGAACTGATCGCCGAGCACGGCCACTCCACCTACCCGGTGCTCGGCGACCACCCGGACGACGTCACCGGCGTGCTCGGCGTCCGCGAGCTGATGCGGCTGCCCGCCGGGCCCCTCACCGCCACCACCGCGGGCGCCCTCGCCCGCCGCCCGCTGCTCCTGCCGGACACCCTGCCGCTGCCGGACGCGGTGACCCGGATGCGCGAGCGCGACGACGAGTTCGCCGTCGTCCTCGACGAGCACGGCGGAGTCGCCGGCATCGTCACCTACGAGGACATCGCCGAGGAACTGGTGGGCGACATCGCCGACGAGTCCGACACCGTCATCGAACTCGCCGTCGCCGACGGCACGGGCTGGCTGGTGGACGCCGGGCGCCGCCTCGACGAGGTCGCCGACGCCACCGGTGTCGACCTGCCCGAGGACGACGACTACGACACCGTCGCCGGGCTGGTCGTGGACCGCCTCGGCCGCTTCCCCGCCATCGGCGACCGGCTCACCGTCGACCTGCCCGACGGCGGGCGCGCGGTCATCGACGTCCGCACCCTCGACCGGCACGTCCCCGACCGGGTCCGCCTGGAGCGGCTGGCCGCGCCCGTCGACCACGAGGCCGACCGCGCAACCGGCCGCGCGGCCGAGCGCGAGGAGGAACAGGCATGA
- a CDS encoding SWIM zinc finger family protein, producing MNAELPPAAPDVVAAAVESLTSRLRKKLDAAVESYAALPVTADGGTLRVRCGEDAEVALTPGPSGAVTDAERAVCSCLLAPRCLHRAAVLSACPVADASAAVEAGPEPSSGGPEADATGTASTDGTADATDAAGATSAAGPVGAENTENADGTGANSGTGTDAPGGARPPTPAQISAAHGLWAATAAVLAAGVPAAGAVPQAELLRAAHTARLAGLHRAEAAALRVVRGLRGARARHDGHRLSDLVANVRELLLTTGLLSAANPDPALVGTARRAYRPGGGLRVHGVCREPVISATGYGGVVTHLVSDDGEWFSIADVKPGGAARARGAAKATVALGSGTLDHAGLSRGGLLISGATLSPDGRLGSGKGVRATPLAGLAWTSGPLAALFARPLAEAVAERLAVAPGADPQQTEQAARRLIGCDLVVVGAAGDQLLAREMSPTGESAGEGVLVRLIPANGHPDLAHTANFRQLAARPGLRLRVLGRLEPDRAAALRPLAIGPAPGTEATLRLPDEWQGHADLGYDRLQGSHFPPPDALSVGDGPAGVPADPLAEAPLWRLRRLVEIAVSGGRRAVAEPARDGDRNGGGAALRRSGFRGAADLSATLTAEADRRSRDVFGRVTDPDPDRYARAWLATAVYLAGTERALVQATWGSPSSDT from the coding sequence ATGAACGCCGAACTGCCCCCGGCGGCACCCGATGTGGTGGCCGCCGCCGTCGAGAGTCTGACCTCCCGGCTGCGCAAGAAGCTGGACGCCGCGGTCGAGTCGTACGCGGCGCTGCCCGTCACGGCCGACGGCGGCACCCTGCGCGTCCGGTGTGGCGAGGACGCCGAGGTGGCGCTCACGCCCGGGCCCTCGGGCGCGGTCACCGACGCCGAGCGGGCCGTGTGCAGTTGTCTGCTCGCCCCCCGCTGTCTGCACCGTGCCGCCGTGCTGAGCGCGTGCCCGGTGGCCGACGCCTCGGCCGCCGTCGAGGCGGGGCCCGAGCCGTCCTCGGGCGGCCCGGAGGCGGACGCGACGGGCACGGCGTCCACCGACGGCACCGCCGATGCCACCGACGCCGCCGGAGCCACCAGTGCCGCCGGACCGGTCGGCGCCGAGAACACCGAGAACGCCGACGGCACCGGCGCGAACAGCGGCACCGGCACCGACGCCCCCGGCGGCGCCAGGCCCCCCACCCCCGCCCAGATCTCCGCCGCGCACGGCCTCTGGGCGGCCACCGCGGCCGTCCTCGCCGCGGGCGTCCCGGCGGCGGGGGCGGTACCGCAGGCGGAGTTGCTGCGGGCCGCGCACACCGCCCGGCTGGCCGGGCTGCACCGCGCCGAGGCGGCGGCCCTGCGGGTGGTCCGCGGCCTGCGCGGCGCCCGTGCCCGGCACGACGGGCACCGGCTGTCCGACCTGGTCGCCAACGTACGCGAACTGCTGCTCACCACCGGCCTGTTGTCGGCGGCGAACCCGGATCCGGCCCTGGTGGGCACCGCCCGCCGCGCCTACCGGCCGGGCGGCGGTCTGCGGGTGCACGGCGTCTGCCGGGAGCCGGTGATCTCGGCCACCGGATACGGCGGGGTCGTCACCCATCTCGTCTCCGACGACGGGGAGTGGTTCTCGATCGCCGACGTCAAACCGGGCGGCGCGGCCCGCGCCCGGGGCGCCGCCAAGGCCACCGTCGCGCTCGGCTCCGGCACCCTCGACCACGCGGGGCTCTCCCGTGGCGGGCTGCTGATCTCCGGCGCCACGCTCTCCCCGGACGGCCGGCTCGGCTCCGGCAAGGGGGTCCGGGCGACTCCGCTCGCCGGTCTCGCCTGGACGTCGGGCCCGCTCGCCGCGCTCTTCGCCCGCCCCCTGGCCGAAGCGGTCGCCGAACGGCTCGCGGTCGCCCCGGGAGCGGATCCGCAGCAGACCGAGCAGGCGGCGCGCAGGCTGATCGGCTGCGATCTGGTCGTGGTCGGCGCGGCCGGCGACCAGCTGCTCGCCCGTGAGATGTCCCCCACCGGGGAGTCGGCCGGCGAGGGCGTCCTCGTCCGGCTGATCCCGGCCAACGGCCACCCCGACCTGGCACACACCGCCAACTTCCGTCAGCTGGCCGCCCGGCCCGGTCTGCGGCTGCGGGTGCTCGGCCGCCTCGAACCCGACCGGGCGGCCGCCCTCCGTCCGCTCGCGATCGGTCCGGCCCCGGGCACCGAGGCGACTCTGCGGCTGCCGGACGAGTGGCAGGGCCACGCCGATCTGGGCTACGACCGTCTGCAGGGTTCGCACTTCCCGCCGCCGGACGCGCTGTCCGTCGGGGACGGGCCCGCCGGGGTGCCGGCCGATCCGCTCGCCGAGGCCCCCTTGTGGCGGCTGCGGCGGCTCGTGGAGATCGCCGTCTCCGGAGGCCGCCGCGCGGTCGCCGAACCGGCCCGCGACGGCGACCGGAACGGCGGGGGCGCCGCGCTGCGGCGCAGTGGGTTCCGGGGGGCCGCCGACCTGTCGGCCACGCTCACGGCGGAGGCCGACCGTCGCTCCCGTGACGTCTTCGGCCGGGTCACCGACCCCGACCCCGACCGGTACGCCCGCGCCTGGCTCGCCACCGCGGTCTACCTGGCCGGCACGGAACGCGCCCTGGTCCAGGCCACCTGGGGGTCGCCCTCCTCCGACACCTGA
- a CDS encoding response regulator, producing the protein MEPAREPATEPATDKPSAPRVLVVDDQTLIRTGFRLILTARGIDVVGEAADGAEAVTMARELEPDVVLMDIRMPNMDGLEATRRILDRAPGCRVLILTTFDLDRYVYAALSIGASGFLLKDVTPRHLAAAVRLVDTGDALLAPTITRRLVERFATEAPHPPAAHADLGSLTPRELEVLTLLGRGLSNAELAAELTLSEATVKSHVARIFAKLDLRDRAQAVVIAYEKGLVRARGADDGG; encoded by the coding sequence ATGGAACCGGCACGGGAACCGGCGACGGAACCGGCGACGGACAAGCCGTCGGCGCCCCGGGTGCTCGTCGTCGACGACCAGACCCTGATCCGGACCGGGTTCCGGCTGATCCTCACCGCCCGGGGCATCGACGTGGTGGGGGAGGCGGCCGACGGTGCGGAAGCGGTGACGATGGCCCGCGAGCTGGAACCCGACGTCGTCCTGATGGACATCCGGATGCCGAACATGGACGGTCTGGAGGCCACCCGCCGCATCCTGGACCGGGCTCCGGGCTGCCGGGTGCTGATCCTCACCACCTTCGACCTCGACCGCTACGTCTACGCCGCCCTGTCCATCGGCGCCAGCGGCTTCCTGCTGAAGGACGTCACCCCGCGCCACCTCGCGGCGGCCGTACGGCTGGTCGACACCGGTGACGCCCTGCTGGCCCCCACCATCACCCGGCGGCTCGTGGAACGCTTCGCCACCGAGGCCCCCCACCCGCCCGCCGCGCACGCCGACCTCGGATCGCTGACCCCCCGCGAACTGGAGGTCCTGACCCTCCTCGGCCGGGGCCTGTCCAACGCGGAACTCGCCGCCGAACTCACCCTCAGCGAGGCCACCGTCAAGTCGCATGTGGCCCGCATCTTCGCCAAGCTCGACCTGCGCGACCGCGCCCAGGCCGTGGTGATCGCGTACGAGAAGGGGCTGGTCAGAGCGCGGGGCGCCGACGACGGCGGGTGA